Below is a genomic region from Nilaparvata lugens isolate BPH chromosome 3, ASM1435652v1, whole genome shotgun sequence.
CACAGCGCATTCGCTAATTTATGTAACTCGTCCACTTTTTTCTTCATGATAGAAGTCtgtaacaaaaaaataaatttcaatttgacaCTTGCACTATAAATGATTTGCAGTAAAAACGCGGACAATACAGTagcataataaattatcattcatcatttattaagaaaaataaatttatttctataaaaCTTTTAGAAAAGATCATCAAATGAAATTGAGGAAGCAGTTGGCTTTGTGATCGTGTTGGAAAGTTGAAGAAACATGTACCTGCTACTCCTATTCGACGGATGACCACGTGAGAAAACTTTAACTGcagtttatttataaaaattgctTCCCAGCAGTTCGGAATCTAAATCTAAAAGTCTATGTATCCTAAAAGTCTCCTCATTAATTAACCAcccaaaagaaaaattatattgaaccaTATCTCACTTTAatctatacagagtgagtcatatgtaggTCTATGGGAAACCCTttaacttattgaagggttcccatacttATGACTCAATCTACATAATAGGAGATTGTGGGGAGTTTCCAGGAAACAGCCCctaaagaatttttctcgacggttctatgtgtattttggggcgctgaattcgaatctgaaatttgctgacacgccagagggcggttTCACCCCCCAAAACTCACCATATTTCAGACTTTTTTCAATCTCTCCAGTTATTCTCGAAAACCTTGAGTTTTCCGAGAAAACGCATTCagtaaaaaattgaagataatagaatttccaataaattgagtggtcacGCAGGACTCTACCATTTTttgttccggagctacgaattttcaaaaaattgattttttcaaaattatgagaATCTACCACTTTTACCCTACACAATATATGCAGGCCATTAATCGTGCTATTCATTTGTGTTTTGTATCTGTATAAATACATGATATGTAATTCCTTATCATAACTTGATAAGTTTGCTGACACGCCATGGGGCGGCTGTACCCCCAACATTTCGGCCTTTTTTAATGTTTCCATTTAATCGCAAAAACCTTGCTTTTTCGAGTAAAagcattctctacaaaattgaagataataacatttccaataaattgacatttattttacatttctagatcaagtaatgatttttataataacggGTTACCGAATTACAATtcgggggtgaagccgccctctggcgtgtcagcaaatttcagattcgaattcagcgccccaataTACATATGGAAcagtcgagaaaaattctttcggggctatTTCCTGGAAAACTActaccatttgactggactaagatACATCACAAGGTCTagagaaaacatttatttttaataaaggaAAGGCTTTTGTCTTGAACCCTAATGAACTTTCTCAAAAGTACTAGAAAACCTGGCCATTGATTCACAGAAGTAAAAGTACTGTgtaaaacaaatattattaaatttgttgaTATTGTACGTACCATACGTTGAAGTTCCAAGTGTTGTAGTAAGTCTATGACATTTTCAATTGTTAaatctttctcttttttatcaAACTTTACAAACGGACAGGTAGGGCAATGTTTCTTGTGCTCTTCcctgaaaaatattgaatttcttttaaaaatgagaTTCCTACATAGAAAAACTCAAATAAGAAAATCTATAACTTTATAACGATTTCAACTCCACTGCCTGTAATACAAGATAaccaatttattcataattttatatgtCAAATATTCAATTCGATGATGAATGAACGATTTATAAAGTATGGTTGATGAAGTATAgtataaaagtatagaaatgTCAACATATAAGCAAATCTTTAAATGAAATGAACTCAATATTgtcaaaataatatactttaaactattttaattaattcaactattatattttcaaaaccaatGGTTTATTGAGACAATTTGAGATATTAGTGTAGGTTGTTATATCATCGACCTCTAGTAATATAGTATCACCCTACTGTTTCAGTAAAGCATTTTTTGTTTTGTCAGAATCTAGTCGTTTTCATCCAATATGGATATTCACCACAACACAGAAAGTCAACAACTCTTAATCAACCTTATCcgtgaatattattgttgagtGATAATGAAAAACACCAAACAACAAAAATCTGCAGCCGAGCAGAGCTCTGTCATTATGAGCCTATTGTTATTGGAACCTACGACTCTTCCAGCAGCTGTTTGTTAAAGATTGGTAGTGCCTTATCAGACTGTGCCCGCAATTTCAGTGTACCAGTCTCAAGGACCAAGGACAGTTTCACTATTCATGATCATTCAGAACAAAAATTAACTTGATCAAAGATAAATAAGTATTTTCGAGTAAGCAAAAATCTTGATATTGAAAATAGTTACCAAGGGTCATCAGTTTCTTCCCAGCCATTTAATGATTTTTTGCATACAAAGCAACAAGCCAAATCTGGCTCTTCTCGTCCCCCTGTAGCGTAGAATCCTGCAGCAGCCATCTAAAAGTACAATAACTCAACTTAGTTTCATTTTAAAGTAGTCTAATCAGTTCAAAATAAATCAGTAAATTACAAGTAGctctaaacagaaaagagacaataaatcAGTAAACTAGGTATTCTAAACTATTTTATCAGAAAAGGCCAATTTTAATACTGGGAAAACTCGCcttaaaaattgcattcaatgagagGACGTCCAAATTTTTTGGCTTATCCAAATACTCAATAGCAgctttttttataatatttggattcaGCAGCCGGGTAGACATGGGGTCATAATCGTTTTAAAAACATGTAAATCGAAATGGagacattatttttattgcagatgatgcccacatgagcttgtATGCTTGTGCGTTGGTGAATTGATGATATGATCAGACATGTCCATGtcatcggcgggattcgaatcCACGAACCGGTGCTATCAGAACGCAGTTTGTAACGCTCCTGCGACTAGTACTGGACCAGCCCGGCAGGATTTTTATAGTGGCCTTTTTTATTTTGGTGAAATTTTACGCTATGTCTCGAACACTGGATCAAGGGGTTTCTATATTCTCTAAAACTTGACACCTTTTTGTTACAATCAATGACAACGTTACACACAGTTGAAAGCAGTAAACATGTAGTGGAAAGTTTAACAGTGAAATGCAGTTTTCAAAAATAGGTTAACAATGTTGGCAACTCATTTACTATAGGCGACTGTGACCAgacattaaaataatgataccTAAGGAAGGTGGCTCGTAAGAAGTCAGCTAGCGCCTCCAGGGAGGGCAGGCACATCTAgcagtattacaaataaaaatgaacatgGGACATGCAGGAGAGAGACTGACATGAAGATTTCCTTCAAAATAAACCAAAACTTTTGGGTAGTTTGTTTTTAGTTATATACCACAGAATATCTGCTATATTTTATATTGCAAGTTACTGATAAAGTTATGAAACTAAACTTACCCGCTTTGCATTACACTGAACTTTGTCATCAAATGGCCAGTATTTGAAAGTTTGAAGACGAGTTTTTGTCCAAAACATGATATCATCTGGTCTGTTAAATAACTCCATCTGAAACCAAAGTATTAAATTGTATAGTGCCTCAATTAACTTTTATCTAATTGAACCAAATAAATGCCTATTTTCACAAATATAATTTACTGTATCTTAACTTTGATTTAGATTAGAGACTTTGTGCATCATTTTTGAGATTTGTGACATAGAATAAATtctttattgttgattttttaacATCAAGTTATAGATCCCTAAGCTATTTCGGGAGGTCATACTGTCTATCATTGTCATGTTTCACAATATATCCAAAGTCTTGATCGTTA
It encodes:
- the LOC120350633 gene encoding baculoviral IAP repeat-containing protein 5.2-B-like; the protein is MELFNRPDDIMFWTKTRLQTFKYWPFDDKVQCNAKRMAAAGFYATGGREEPDLACCFVCKKSLNGWEETDDPWEEHKKHCPTCPFVKFDKKEKDLTIENVIDLLQHLELQRMTSIMKKKVDELHKLANAL